One part of the Drosophila teissieri strain GT53w chromosome 3R, Prin_Dtei_1.1, whole genome shotgun sequence genome encodes these proteins:
- the LOC122620150 gene encoding uncharacterized protein LOC122620150 isoform X1: MNNSDAGSSMEQLLKMPVYVGLLIKTAAQLMSHPMELVRVNMQANVIHHSRLSINHMFRLMARHGLPGFYYGIVASCLRCTVHTISTYTLFYNLRDNKYVQMLQPYNTSMVLGVTGFWGGILATPFAKLAVIRQADLTRGSYERRNYRNFWRGLTCMYGKGGFIYLFTGWKINSFSSASVAALYNPISDQVQTMTSWFHTLNEPWISDLVTMALTGSIITVIMTPVDALATLTLNESSHYGRISYPNLCEKIIRKHGYKGFFFGWKPALVALIPHTILATFVYRFLLDRYIT; this comes from the exons ATGAATAATAGTGATGCGGGGAGTTCGATGGAACAATTGTTGAAGATGCCTGTATACGTGGGCTTGCTGATTAAGACGGCGGCCCAACTGATGTCGCACCCAATGGAGCTAGTTCGAGTGAATATGCAGGCGAACGTAATCCACCACAGTCGACTGAGCATAAATCATATGTTCCGGCTGATGGCCCGCCATGGATTACCTGGATTTTATTACGGCATTGTGGCCTCTTGTCTACGCTGCACCGTTCACACGATATCCACGTACACGTTGTTCTACAATTTACGGGATAACAAATACGTCCAAATGCTGCAGCCGTATAACACTAGCATGGTCCTGGGTGTAACCGGATTTTGGGGCGGCATATTGGCAACACCCTTCGCCAAACTGGCGGTCATTCGGCAGGCGGATCTTACGCGCGGATCCTACGAGAGGCGCAA CTATCGAAATTTCTGGAGAGGACTCACTTGTATGTACGGAAAGGGAGGATTTATATATCTTTTCACCGGCTGGAAGATAAACTCGTTTAGTAGCGCATCCGTGGCCGCGCTATATAATCCCATTAGTGATCAGGTCCAAACGATGACTTCATGGTTTCACACGCTCAACGAGCCTTGGATTAGCGATCTCGTCACTATGGCACTAACGGGCAGTATTATCACAGTCATTATGACTCCAGTGGATGCGTTGGCTACGCTGACTTTAAACGAATCCTCACACTATGGTCGCATTTCCTATCCAAATCTGTGCGAAAAAATTATCCGAAAACATGGCTATAAAGGCTTCTTTTTTGGATGGAAACCGGCACTTGTGGCCCTTATACCACACACAATATTGGCAACATTTGTATATCGCTTTTTACTAGATCGGTACATAACATAA
- the LOC122620150 gene encoding uncharacterized protein LOC122620150 isoform X2 → MNNSDAGSSMEQLLKMPVYVGLLIKTAAQLMSHPMELVRVNMQANVIHHSRLSINHMFRLMARHGLPGFYYGIVASCLRCTVHTISTYTLFYNLRDNKYVQMLQPYNTSMVLGVTGFWGGILATPFAKLAVIRQADLTRGSYERRKAMNVYPSFVAIEISGEDSLVCTEREDLYIFSPAGR, encoded by the exons ATGAATAATAGTGATGCGGGGAGTTCGATGGAACAATTGTTGAAGATGCCTGTATACGTGGGCTTGCTGATTAAGACGGCGGCCCAACTGATGTCGCACCCAATGGAGCTAGTTCGAGTGAATATGCAGGCGAACGTAATCCACCACAGTCGACTGAGCATAAATCATATGTTCCGGCTGATGGCCCGCCATGGATTACCTGGATTTTATTACGGCATTGTGGCCTCTTGTCTACGCTGCACCGTTCACACGATATCCACGTACACGTTGTTCTACAATTTACGGGATAACAAATACGTCCAAATGCTGCAGCCGTATAACACTAGCATGGTCCTGGGTGTAACCGGATTTTGGGGCGGCATATTGGCAACACCCTTCGCCAAACTGGCGGTCATTCGGCAGGCGGATCTTACGCGCGGATCCTACGAGAGGCGCAA AGCTATGAACGTATACCCTTCCTTTGTAGCTATCGAAATTTCTGGAGAGGACTCACTTGTATGTACGGAAAGGGAGGATTTATATATCTTTTCACCGGCTGGAAGATAA